The DNA segment TATGATGTACGATGCATTTGTTGCATCTTATAAAGAAGCAAACCCAAACGATACAATTACAGAATTGGATCTTTTCAAAGCTGACCTTCCTTACTACGGTAACGATGCGATCACAGCTAATTACAAAAAGAGCCAAGGTATGGAACTTACAGCAGAAGATCAAAAGTACATTGACCTAACTGAGAAATACCTTGGTCAATTCTTTGATGCTGATAAAGTTGTGATTGCTACACCACTTTGGAACGGAACAGTTCCAGCACCACTTGTAACGTACATCTCTTATCTTGCTCAAGCTGGCCGTACGTTCAAATATACAGCTGAAGGTCCAGTTGGACTAGCTGGAGACAAAAAAGTAGCAGTTCTTGCTGCTCGTGGATCTGACTATGCGTTAGATTTCATGGCTGCTAGTGAAGCTGCCGTTCGCTACGTGAACACAAACCTTGCTCTATGGG comes from the Alkalihalobacillus sp. FSL W8-0930 genome and includes:
- a CDS encoding FMN-dependent NADH-azoreductase, whose translation is MSNVLFIKANDRPADQAISVMMYDAFVASYKEANPNDTITELDLFKADLPYYGNDAITANYKKSQGMELTAEDQKYIDLTEKYLGQFFDADKVVIATPLWNGTVPAPLVTYISYLAQAGRTFKYTAEGPVGLAGDKKVAVLAARGSDYALDFMAASEAAVRYVNTNLALWGIHEPTQLIIQGHNQYPERSQEIIADGLVEVTKAAASF